ATTTGGCTGGTTTTGGTTGGGCTCTGTATTTGGATTCTAAATGAGACAATAAccttgttttcattcacataatttCATTAGGGCTGGcaatagattcaaatatttagttGCGATTATTCGCATGACTGTCCATGACtatttgcaaattaatcacacattttttatctgttcaaaatgtacattaaagggagatttgtcaagtatttaatactcttattaacatgggagtggacaaatatgcttgctttatgcaaatgtatgtatatgtgtattattggaaatcaattaacaacagaaaccctcaaaggtagaCCAGTAGAACCTCGCTAATGACCACTAGAACCACCTAAATGACCAGTACAACCTCCCTAATGACCACTAGAACCAGCTAAAGGACCAGTAAAACCTCTCTAATGACCACTAGAACCACCTAAAGGACCAGTAAAACCTCCTTAATGACCACTAGAACCACCTAAAGGACCAGTAGAACCTcccatttagcataaaaaatgtgttcaaaaacagcatgtgattatcataaagtgggcatgtctgtaaaggggagactcgtgggtacccagagaacccatttacattcatgaaagaacaattaaaacttgcccaattgaaacaagTTCCTGAAGACTACTTGATTTGTTAACGGACAGActctgaacaacaacaatagcTTTCAAAGACCTTCTTATCTTCCttttaacaatacaaaactattaacacatttaaaagaaaCCCACAGTTTTAGACTGCAAAAAGGGATGACTCCAtgtgatttcagttggactacagaaaaatgcaacaaaactttTTCGTTAgctttaataaaaacattattctggtttaaaatgactacagaattgaaacaaaacacaaaacaacaaaactacttagttaggtttagtaaaaaaacatgattcaaataaatgaacattgattttagtttcacacgggacacgagcaGCAGTGTCCTGGGCAAACTATCATCGCAAACGTATTTGAGATACGTCAAAAAtacgtaattcacaatgcagtttcattgtatgggaacataattgtGTAAACAGAGGGAagttaatggatggatggagtctgtacatggaggattgatgaTGTTTTATTGCACAAGTGAAGTTTCAGAAGTGCGTACACTTCACAGAAAGCTTCGCCAACCAACTTCCATCAAGAAATTGAAAAAGTTTGTCAAACTAAAGAGTGATGGGAACACTGGATGTCATTGAACGTGTGCCCATTTGATTACTGACTAAAAGCCACACTACTCCCCTCTAAAACTGCAGCACAAAAGCTCCTATTTTAGACTTTCTTCACATATAGTTTTTTGCTTATTTTGTTACTTTGCTCTCATGTGgggatatatatgtatatataaaaacgATTTTTCTTTCAGCAGGCTTTAATGTTAGGCCTTTATCTGAGTGCTTCTTTCAGATAGAGCAGCACTCGCGAATCCAGGAGGGAAGCTCTTTTTTCCTAGCTTTGTTTTGCTCCTCTAAGCATCCGCCATCAATAACACAGGGTTTTCTAGGGCTATGGATAATTGTTGTTATTCATCATCATTGCTGGAGTATAACATTAAAAAAGGCATGGAGCGGGTGGAAAGCAGACTGATGTCTGATGACACTGGTTTTTCACTTTGGATAAATGGAAATTATGCTGCAAGTACACAAAGATACAGAGTTACTCAGACCAGTTCCTTGCTTGTTTCCTTCCAGACAATCAGTATAAACCTTTTTCACAGCTGTCATTTTGGCTCGTcataggaaaagcacaggtgttactaataacatcgATGGCTCATCCGTTCTAATAAAGGGTCCCAGTAAGCGGTGACAGTGAGCCAACATGCACAAAACCACCCAAGGatcctgaaactgaagcagctaaagccaagttcacactacacgactgtGTGTATATCTgctcacactacacaacttgctgtcttgcaATCGGGAGTCTTTAaatcgttgtggttttcacactacatgactgaccggagacaggaggtcacacactacaagatctttcaccaggaggaatccccaaTGAGGTCTctaaactacgttttgtcacgaaaacacgcgagaaatacacggtaaatgatGTGATACAAAACGCGAGACACATTGCCGATGTTGTCGTTGGCACATTGCGTCTACAAAATAGCTTGTTTCCACgctctttttttactatttattcctctaggtgaAACAACAACTTTGCACCGTGTTGtcaatgcaacacatacaggaAGGTCTTATTGTTAGGCGACCCgtcctcccccaggtttcccctcaaacCATGTCTTGCATTGGCCGTAGCTCGTGGCAGGATATTTTAggatgctagatatctggaatgtttCTGCGTGGCATCGACTTGCATCTTTGAGCAGCTCACACGTGACGCCCGAGCGCCGATTGCcttttgtcggggagctccaaaaatTGTTGGGGGTCAGAAAATCTGAGCTAAAATCATGCAGTGTTAACTAGGCATTAATGGCATTCAGCTGCAATTATTTTGTGATTCTGACTGCGACATTTCAAAGTGTCTTGTGTGAAAAAGATCTACAGGCTGTGGGTTTCACTGTGTGATTTAGCAGTTTTCATAAAACAACGTTAATACAATTGAGACGTTCTACTATGAAATGATTCTTTAAAGCTGCTGCATCAATATTGAAtactaatgttgctctgtatctaAGCAACGGTCTCGCTATGAAGTGATAATgtatcaatgttgtgtttacaacttGTTTTCCACTGCCCCCCAGCAGCCAAACAATCAATTATGAATAATATCACATATTTCCCTAGTCGTGCATTCCAAacagtttgtgtgtctttggaGGAATTGCGGTTTTCGAAAATCTAAAATGCAATTAAAGGTTATAATCATGAAGAGTGTAATGTAATTTCATACTTTGACAGGAGGTTAGCTCGCTACAAATCTTCATTTAGCTTGTTTCTCTGAAAATGTCTCATTGATTACATTCAAATCAAAGTAATAAGGTAGGCGTTGTCAAAACCAAACAGAGGTAAGTAAACAAAGAAGCTCTGCAGTTTGatttcaaaaacatgtttttcctttaatgtagagttttattattttatcaaggTGAGTCGTGTTGTGATCTTCTCCACTGATTACTTTCTTACAGCTAACGAGGCTACCAAAAAGTAGCCTTTGGCGCTACCTCCCAGATGACAACTTTATTTACTATATTAATACTTTAAGAAGTGACAGCGGAGTGAAGTCGATTTGAAATACTTTCCTTAGATTTACACACTTGAATACATTATAAAATGTCATTGTAGTTACTTAATGGCCTCTGGACGTGAATTCTCAGTACGCCACTTCAAAAGTTCATCAATTGGTTTTATAGATCGTTAAGTTACGAGGGTGTTGGACCCACGCGAGCCCTCGCTGGCCTCCAGTTAAATCATGATGAAACCTTCGCTGTCTCACTAATTTCATCGCTGAGACAGAGAGTAAGTGAAGTGAACTGACTAGAGACCTTTAAAGTATATATCACATCGACTATATTCCgatgacacaaaaaaaaggacagTCGAGCGCATAAATGTCAAGAGCTAAAGAAAAACCTGACAGATTTCATTTACATTCACCTCTTCTTCTCTTGCTCTTCTCTGCCTTCATGTGATTCCTGCTCTTTTTcctgttctttctttctctcatctctttttgttttcattcacttCACAGTAAGAGTAAAAGGTTTGAATAAAATATCACACTTACAGGGCATTTTATTGCCCGTATTCGAACTCTGAAGTCACATTCAGTGGAGTTTTAGCATCATGTGGTTACAAATACATCTAATCAGCAGGTTCAAATTGCAgtttttgttaaaggtcccatattgtaaaaagtaagatgttcatgtcttttatattataaagcaggtttaagtgctttataaatactgtgaaagtagcAAAGCGCTCAatagagaaacacacaaagcccatattcagaaattgtgcgtttgaaacaattCGTtatgatttctgtccatttgtgatgtcacaaatatacaatatttagaccattacacggttttaaacgtaaacattctaaatgtgtccctgtttattcctggttgcagtgtatgttaatgacatcatctgacaggaagtaaacatggaaccaaactgttgccaggcaacgcaattctgttgcgattcctttgaaatgcactaaaacggagcgtttcagacagagggtaaatacaggtatatttaagcagacagtatgaggaaaataaagggtttcttttaacattacagcatgtaaacatgttctagtagaaacacaaaatacaagtatgaacctaaaaatgagcacgatatgggacctttaaaatccttctataatcattttaatatttgttttaatgaaattgagaataatgatgaaaaagaatattatcattccctctagtATCGCAATTCGCAAATCATaatgcaattgcaatatcaatcAAAATAAGGCCTAGATCTACCATGGATAAGGACATTGCTTTATTCATCTGTGTGTTTTGCTGCATTTGAGACTCATGGACTGTTAAAGGACTTGAAAAAAGGTTGGATTACTGGTTTGTGGAGTTTGAGTTTACCGATCACAGATCAATCATTTTTGAGTTTTGAAACTAGGTATCTTATTTCATTATGTGGTGAATTGGTAATACAATGAGGTGTGTTATTACAACCAAATCTAAACTTACGGTGTTTACTGGTTTAGGTGAACCAATGAGAAGGTgcaactaaataaaaataagagctGAGTTAATTCAAAATAGAAAAGAGAAACTAAATATCAACTTAAAggagacttttattgtgaaactttTCAAGGGACTAGAATGTTTCCTGTGATCTGATTGCAAATAAGTTCTGGAACTCGAACGCATTGTGACGTCATCGGCTCATAGAACTGATCTCTCCCAGTGAACACGTTCCACTGCTGTCTCAGAAGTTAGTCCCAAATCACATAAGATATCACTACGATCTCAAGCGGATACAACATTGCATCACTGCACGTTTTCTACGGAGGCAAACAAATCGTCagaaatatttgtatttctgCAACCAAATACTTCTAACCAGTCTGTAATTTGTGGTGTACTAACCTTTGGGTAAGTCTATAGACCTATACATGgtatacttgaactttaaaTAACTTTCCCGGTGGgaactttatttgtttatttacccACATAGCTGATAGCTGTCTGGTGCAAACGTCACCAATATCTAATAGTGCAATTCATTTTATGTTTGGACTTATTATCATAGTTTcaacatcatcattgacatcagTTGAAACCAGTGCAGTCAGAAACTACATTTTACCTAATTCATCCCTAATCTGACTTTAGAGGGACAGTAAATTAATAAACTGAGTATTTTTAATACTGTTATGTATGGAAAATATCAAATGTGAATTAGGATTGACAATATGgtaatgttgatttaaaatggtatgttatttgttatattgttttagttCAAATGGACGGAGGAGACGGACCCCACATTCGTCCTAGTTGGCGTAAGAACTTGACTCATTTCACACATTTCTGATGTATAATCTAGGAAGCAAATCAAGGAAAACAGCCAAATACTGATTTCATATTGAATTTAATGGGCTAACTGTCATATAAGTGGTAATGGAAACATAATTGTCTAATGATCTTGTTGGGCCAGAACATCGTCTGCGCCACTTGATGGAGGATATTGCACATCACGCGCGTATTGGCGCTGGAATGATCGTCTGGCTGCAATTCATCATCGCTAATGGACTGGAAAACGAAGCTGTGTTGATTGCCGTTGTTGATGAAAATCTTGCCAACGGTGAAGGAGTTCGCCgcgctggagctgctgctgctgctgctgttgagcCCCAAATTGACATGGTGGTCAACCAGCTTCTGAGAGCAGCTGCTCGGCCCCAAGTTGACGTGGAAGTCAACCGGCCTGTGGAAGCAGCTGCTGAGCCCCAAGTTGACATGGAAGTCAACCGGCCTGTGGAAGCAGCTGCTGAGCCCCAAGTTGACGTGGAAGTCAACCGGCTTGGGGAAGCAGAAGATCCCCTGCCAGGAGGATCCAGCAGGAGGTTGTCTGATGCCGCCTCTGACAGTGACTATAGCAGCGATGCTGAGGAAGAAGACCCAGCATCCGTGCCCTCCTCTAGCCCCGTGCCTGGAGGATCCAGGAAGAGGTCAAGAGAGGAAGACGATGAAGCTGATGAGATGAGTGCAAAGCGAATCAGGTGCTTGTCTAACGCCGTCTCTGACAGTGACGATGGCAGCGATGCTGAGGAAGACGACCCAGCATCAGCGCCCTCCTCTAACCCGATACCTGGAGGATCCAGGAAGAGGTCAAGAGAGGAAGACGATGAAGGGAATGAGAGAAGCAGCAAACAATTCAGACACTAATTAAGTTTGCTGACAGACATTTCTCCAGAATCCTATATTAATGTCCCAAGTTGACGTGGAAGTCAACCGGCCTTATTCTGATGACTCTGATGCCATTTGTCTTTCAAAGAGATTAtgaatttagaattttttagttttatgaatttagttttttttagttttatgaatttagttatatttttttattttgtatcacAACTGTACTATCCTGAAATGTTTGAGTTTAGAGATTTACATTGTTTACTTTTGacgaaataaataataaaacacctGGCATAAACAGGTTTCATACAGTAATACTGAAGGACAAACCTGGTGTTTAGTTTATTACTCCaactcttttattccttctgctATCAGGTTATTAAACTCAGACCGTAGTCATTTCAGGTGAGATTTTTATTGACAGTTCCCTTACATGATAAATCATGTAACAATGTCTATTTATTAgctatttgttttgtctttatcTATTTTTGTGTACTGTGATTGACATAACATTTTGGATGttatgttgtctgtgtgtgtttgtggtttaaGCTGCGAAATGAATTGCCCTTcatgggatcaataaagttgtctgaatctgaatctgaatcatTTGCATCCATTTGCACACATGACAGTTTTTATACTTTATCATAAATTGcattaattgtattatttattaatctaaaATGAATCAGTAGTTTGCTTATTTGAGAAGACATTTTTGTTAGGTCTGGTAACTTTGAAACTGAGAACTTAAGAAAATGACCTTCTGAGAAGAGGTTtgctgaaagagaaagagagaactaGCGAGGGAGTTTGTTTGCAGCGCAgcacattttcagcaggaaatgcattttctaattctcttttctcttcagtTAAAGTAAGGTTTGGTTGGGTGGGTCAACACACTCAGGAACAAAGGACAAAGGGAACGCCCTCAATCAAAGTGCAAACAGTGAATCAACTCAATCCACCTGTGTCCAATTAGCTGCCCAATTAGCACACCTGTGCCTGCTTCCAGGGAGTGTGCTTCTGTGCTCCACATCCAGTCCAATTCCAACTAGCACTAAAAAAGGGAGCAGTTTTTAACAGTTCCATCGTCTCTTTgagtaaaacataaaatgatGGCATCCATTGTATATTAGATATTCAGCAATGGACTTTATTGTGAAGTAAAAAAGTAGCAGTTTTATAATAGAATTTTTAAGTGCACCCaacttttgtatttgtgtgtgtgtgtgtgtgtgttgtagaatGAGAGGTGATATCATAAAAAGGGCAATGTGACCCTATCAGCACTCAGGCTTCCCAATTTTTGATGTACGGGCCAATGAATCATGGAAGATGAACAGTTCCATCGGTTCTCTCGTCAAGACGATTCCTCACAAACAGCGATGTCTTTTCATGCAGAAAAAGCTCCATTAATACAAACAGCCTTTTGACCTctaaaggaaaaaacacagacagacggcgactaacacacacatacatacacatatgaGACGTGACACCCCACATTGCATAGCTGAATGTTTAATACTCATTTGTGCCAGTAAAGTGGGATATAGATGCATTTAGACAACATTGAGCCCTTTGGTGTTGAAAACATTTAATCTGCTTTGACCTCCACAGTTTGAGCTTGCAGGGTTCAGCGTTGCACTATATGGACCAGGATGAATCCAGTGTGTATGGTAGAGGTTATTGTGGTTTCTGATTGCCTTGTCTCCTGCAAATTGTATTCATATGCAACTAATTTGCATTGTATATTCATTCAAGGGTAATGTTTCCCCCTCAATGCAGGAAGTAATGTATGTTCATATACTGCAGAAAAACCCACGGAAGTAGGTCGATGGCTGGGTGAACATAGAGCATTAGTTTGACACTACAATTCAGGGTTTGTGCACCAGTTTTTGGATCAAGTAAGCATCAACTTTCTCAATATATAACCAAGACCACAATTTGTTTCTGAACCTTAACCAAGGTGTTAGTGGCTTACCTAGGATGCGTTAACACGCCCCCCCTTCAAACTTCCCTTTATAAATTCAGTGTATACTTTACaatgttttttacttttaacttAGTGGTTGGACTGGATTTGTTTAAAATTGTGATGCCccacagagaaaaataaataaaacatgaacatgaaggATCATGGTTGCGGTTGCCTGTCAGCGAGTACACATAATGGAGGAGGAGGTTATAATATAAGAGGTGCAAGGCATTCTgagtgaatattatattctccATAAATTAatgattttctttctctctggccTCAGCATTGACACACTTTTCCTGCAGGGATTAATGATCTTAtctttcacattcacattcatacaTATACATTGCAATAACACATATGCGTGCACATACGTACACGCACACTTCTCATCTTTGAAGACGCCGTTTCAGTATTTCAGGGCGGCCAATGGCTCCGCTACCCTTTTGGCTCGAAGACAGGCAGTTCGATGAAGCATGGAGGATCAAGGCTGAACCACGGAGCTTAGACACTCTGCTGAAAAATTAATGACCAAACACAGACATCTACATCATGTAAACACTACAAATAAGATGTCTCCATCAGCACGGAGTGGAAACACAGCCGGTTAACGATCTTGTTTTTTATGGGTGGTACTGAACAAAGGCAGCACGCCTGAATTATGCAGCAATCTCAGCAAAAATGCATGAGCTAGTTATAGCTAGTGTTGCTCCTAATGTGagtttcttgtaaaaataaatcctgTGAGTACACACATCGACACGTGCATTCGCACCGATGCTCATGCATGCGCTCTGTCATAGACACATGAGAACACAGATACACAAATTTGCGCTAAACACTTAGTGCTGTGGGGAACCTACCTCATAGCTTTCCTCTGGGGAAATATGGAGTAAAGTTTCTGTGCAAAAGTAATTTAAACTTTGTCTGTAAAACGATCATATCTGCAAATGCAATGTCAAATAATGCAAAATACCACGATTAGTGAGGCCTACAAAGGAGGCTTAATTAAGACATGAAagggtttaagcaataaaagatAACTGAGAATAAATAGgatgaaaaatgtcttttcttttcttttttgttttaagctAAACACATGCAGTTATAGGCATTAAAGTGGAACACCACCTTAATACGGAAtttcaatatgttatttccatattTTCTCTCAAAGCAAGACACCAGAGAAGTAAGGGGCCGTGTCCGCCAAAGTTTTTTTCCCAGGTGAAAACGCCAGGCGCTCTTCTGAGAACGCTCAGCTGAGAGTGCTTCGGAGGCGCAGCTTTGGTTGCTTCTAGTTGCTATGATACAGAATTCCCAGCAccttctcattcccagggtgtcaattaacaaggctttgtcacggccgttggcgTTCCATACCGCCgtacaaggcaccctttagtgacggtatgagacgcaccgggatttacattaactataatgtaag
This portion of the Sebastes umbrosus isolate fSebUmb1 chromosome 17, fSebUmb1.pri, whole genome shotgun sequence genome encodes:
- the LOC119475202 gene encoding coiled-coil domain-containing protein 8-like; its protein translation is MDGGDGPHIRPSWQHRLRHLMEDIAHHARIGAGMIVWLQFIIANGLENEAVLIAVVDENLANGEGVRRAGAAAAAAVEPQIDMVVNQLLRAAARPQVDVEVNRPVEAAAEPQVDMEVNRPVEAAAEPQVDVEVNRLGEAEDPLPGGSSRRLSDAASDSDYSSDAEEEDPASVPSSSPVPGGSRKRSREEDDEADEMSAKRIRCLSNAVSDSDDGSDAEEDDPASAPSSNPIPGGSRKRSREEDDEGNERSSKQFRH